Genomic DNA from Paenibacillus sp. MBLB1832:
AGATGATTTCCCGTATACAGCATCAATCCGCCTTGCCCGTTGTCCGCGTAAGTCTTTACAAGACGCCCTCTCTTTTCTTCAGGCAACCAAAATCCAGTATCCTTCATATACAACGGTTCGAATAATTCTCTTTGCAAAAATTCTCCAAAACGCATTCCGCTTACGACTTCTACAATCGCTCCCAGCACGTCAGCCGAGGTTCCATACTGCCAGTATGAGCCTGGCTGAAAAGCAAGCGGACATTGACCCAATCGGTTCATTACTTCCAACGTACTCATAGGCGATTCACCTAATAGGCGACAATCGATCTCTTTAAACAGAGCCTCCGTTTCTTGTCCAGCTCTATGACTTCCTCCATATACCAATCCCGACGTCATAGATAGCAAGTCATGTATATGGACTTCCCGTTCTATATGTACCAATTCACCGTTTTTCTCCACCATCTGATTGTTAAAACCAGGAAGATAGCGGCTTACGGGATCATATAAATCGATTTCTCCACGTTCTAGTAATATCATAACGGAAGTTGCGGTAATCGGTTTCGTCAAGGAATAAAGTCTAAAAATAGAATTTCTTGAAATTGGGATACTCGCATCCCGATCTGCCATTCCGTCCTGATGGTAAAAAATTTCTCTACCGTCTTTAATCAGCATTATATTCGCACCAGCAACTTCATTTTTGTCAATACTTTTTCTAAGTGTATGTTTGAGTTGATGAATTGCAGTTTGATCAAACATGTTTCATGATCTCCTTCGCTTAAACTAGCTTCTTCCAACTAGGACAGGATGATACTTTCGCTGATCGGTAACATGCTAGGCTCTCTCCTTAAGTATATAAGTAACTTGATCTAATCCTATTCACTATAAAATAAAGCCTAGACATGTTCCCATTCATAATCGATCAATCAATAAGGAATGTGCTTTCGTTTATTTATTGAATACAATCTTAAAACTCTTACCTTTAGATCCACTCACATTCACAATCATTTTGACGGTGTTCAACTGGCTTACTGTAATCTCGGTATCTTTTGACGAAACGGAAGCAACGGATTGATTGAGATCAATTTGAATCGAACCCGTGTTCTTTTGCGTAGGATCTGATACCACAACTTCGATTTGTGTCGCGGTTTCTTTTACCATAACAGATGCTTTTTTATTGCTCGTAATTCCTCCAACTGTCTTCGTGATGTCATTCCAGAAATTGATGCCTGTGATATTTAAACTGGTTTCCTTTACTCCTTGTGCAGATGAACTATTCTCTAGGATTGTGACATCAGGGTTAGCTGCGTAGACTGCCGTCTGAGAAGCACTTTTATTAGGCAGAGTAACATAAGCATAAGACTGATTAGAAGGGTCCATGCCATGATCAATCCAGAGATTTAAGAAGTTACGCGTATATAATGTACTTCCTGCTTTCGAGTCCATGGCCTGCCACGAACTAGTTCTACTCTCGCGGAGCCCCTTGACAGTCTCCGTAGTCGGGAAATAGTAACCGATGTCTGATCCTGTGGCATTACCCGTTAGATGAATGTAGCTCGTACCTGACATGGTTTCGTTCCATCCGAGTGCCGATGACTTCACCACCCCGCCAACGGTTAGTGTGTTATCAGCCGCATCCGTTAATTTCGCATTTTCTATCGTTGTTTCTACAGATTGACCTATGCTGCTGCTAATCCCAGCCCCAAGGTTAACGATTTCGTTGTCAAACATAAACCAAGACTTCTTGCCTGTCAGATTACTGACATATGCAGGTATCGATCCACTTGCTGCAACATTATAGGGACCAAGTTCCATGCCAGTAATGCTGTACGTATTGTCTAACTCAGAGCCCCCGACCCAATCTGTGGTGCTATTTTGGCCTTGGGCTTGCCCATCATATCGGATCTGTGTATCAACCGTCGTTCCAGGAATCCGATATCGATTAACCGTAGCCATATAATCGTCGCTATATTTTTTTAAGTCCCCATTATACAAATAGGTTGCTCCAAAACCGGTATACCAGCCCTGCTTATTCACATTATTAATAGATTCATAGTTGCCTATTCTCGTGGAAGTCATCCCTACGCTGAAACCAAATCCTGGTCTTAAATGAATGACTCTATCCATGGAAGGAAAGACATAAGATTCTACCAATTCTCCCCGAGGCG
This window encodes:
- a CDS encoding serine hydrolase domain-containing protein; its protein translation is MFDQTAIHQLKHTLRKSIDKNEVAGANIMLIKDGREIFYHQDGMADRDASIPISRNSIFRLYSLTKPITATSVMILLERGEIDLYDPVSRYLPGFNNQMVEKNGELVHIEREVHIHDLLSMTSGLVYGGSHRAGQETEALFKEIDCRLLGESPMSTLEVMNRLGQCPLAFQPGSYWQYGTSADVLGAIVEVVSGMRFGEFLQRELFEPLYMKDTGFWLPEEKRGRLVKTYADNGQGGLMLYTGNHLGIVHQMDRYPAFESGGAGLVSTIDDVAQFTTMLMNKGRLDGNQILRPRTVQYLTSATLNGVQQKGFESWHMRSGHSYGNLMRILTDCRTAGVLGSLGEYGWDGWLGAYFGNFPQEGLTFLFMIQKKDAGTTSLTRKLRNIVLSTF